A genomic window from Arthrobacter sp. FW305-BF8 includes:
- a CDS encoding zinc-dependent metalloprotease, producing the protein MTSNPLNPSNGDENPKDPLAEMLQNLMGGKGLGDIDPAELAKAAGLPNDPNLLAQMFSQVQAMMSAPSEGPVNWKLAHDNARRVAAGSSDPSVTSAQSREVDEALRLAELWLDQVTDLPATGLIGKAWSRAEWVEETLGTWKRLTEPVANSVANALSTAMTEQMPEEMKSMMGGASSMLQNVGGAIFGMQLGQAIGALSTDVVSSTDIGVPLADLEMALLPGNVAKFGEGLSLPENDIRLFLAVREAAHARLFVQVPWLRGHLLGAIEAYARGIHIDTSRIEELARDLDPSNPEGIQEALSQGVFMPQRTPEQDQALQKLETALALVEGWVDELTAAATEKVLPSAAALRETVRRRRATGGPAEHAFASLVGLELRPRRLREAATLWASLKAERGIDGRDAIWKHPDLLPTAEDLDDPQGFSERRKLAEASDSEVDDALQKLLNGGFDSPAEGAGDKTDEDEGEKPSDDGDDAPKS; encoded by the coding sequence ATGACCTCCAATCCACTCAATCCGTCCAATGGCGACGAAAATCCAAAGGATCCGCTCGCGGAGATGCTGCAGAACCTTATGGGCGGCAAGGGCCTGGGTGACATTGACCCCGCAGAACTGGCCAAAGCCGCCGGACTGCCAAATGATCCCAACCTGCTGGCCCAGATGTTCTCCCAGGTGCAGGCCATGATGAGCGCCCCCTCGGAGGGCCCGGTCAACTGGAAGCTCGCCCACGACAACGCCCGCCGCGTCGCCGCAGGCAGCTCCGACCCCTCGGTCACGTCCGCGCAGTCACGTGAAGTGGATGAGGCGCTGCGGCTCGCCGAACTGTGGCTCGACCAGGTCACGGACCTGCCCGCTACAGGCCTCATCGGCAAGGCGTGGTCCCGCGCCGAATGGGTGGAGGAGACACTCGGCACCTGGAAGCGTCTGACGGAGCCCGTGGCCAACAGTGTGGCCAACGCCCTCTCCACCGCCATGACGGAGCAGATGCCGGAGGAGATGAAGTCCATGATGGGCGGCGCCTCGTCCATGCTGCAGAACGTGGGCGGTGCCATCTTCGGCATGCAGCTGGGCCAGGCCATCGGTGCCCTGTCCACCGATGTGGTCAGCTCCACGGACATCGGAGTTCCGTTGGCCGATCTGGAGATGGCGCTGCTTCCCGGCAACGTGGCCAAGTTCGGCGAGGGCCTCAGCCTTCCCGAAAACGACATCCGGCTCTTCCTCGCCGTCCGCGAGGCCGCCCATGCCCGCCTGTTCGTCCAGGTTCCGTGGCTGCGCGGGCACCTGCTGGGTGCCATTGAGGCTTATGCCCGCGGCATCCACATCGACACGTCCCGGATCGAGGAGCTGGCGCGGGACCTTGATCCCAGCAACCCGGAGGGGATCCAGGAGGCCCTTTCGCAGGGCGTCTTCATGCCGCAGCGCACGCCGGAACAGGACCAGGCCCTGCAGAAGCTGGAGACGGCCCTTGCCCTCGTCGAGGGGTGGGTAGACGAGCTCACCGCTGCCGCCACGGAGAAGGTCCTCCCCTCTGCTGCAGCGCTCCGCGAAACGGTCCGCCGCCGCCGGGCCACCGGTGGTCCCGCGGAACATGCGTTCGCTTCGCTCGTCGGGCTGGAGCTGCGGCCCCGCCGGCTCCGCGAAGCCGCCACGCTGTGGGCGTCGCTCAAGGCCGAGCGCGGCATCGACGGCCGCGACGCCATCTGGAAGCATCCGGACCTGCTCCCCACCGCCGAGGATCTTGACGATCCCCAGGGATTCAGCGAACGCCGCAAGCTGGCCGAGGCCAGTGACAGCGAAGTGGACGATGCCCTCCAGAAGCTGCTGAACGGCGGCTTTGACAGCCCGGCTGAGGGCGCTGGAGACAAGACCGATGAGGACGAAGGCGAAAAGCCCTCCGACGACGGGGACGACGCGCCGAAGAGCTAG
- a CDS encoding M48 metallopeptidase family protein: MPGKQMPGKQGTGRPLTTHDGAPVEIRRSARRRRTVAAFWENGTAVVAIPAHFTRAQEADWVHRMLEKLRIQGEKRSSGAGRRPSSDAALAAHAAQLSARYLGGRSAPTSVRWVSNQNSRWGSATPSDGSIRLSDKLRPMPQWVIDYVLLHELAHLLVAGHNAAFWKLLEAYPETERAKAFLEGVAFATSRGLPVGEPEPAR; encoded by the coding sequence ATGCCCGGAAAACAGATGCCCGGAAAGCAAGGGACCGGCAGGCCACTAACCACCCATGACGGGGCTCCGGTTGAGATCCGTCGCTCTGCCCGCCGGCGCCGCACGGTCGCGGCCTTCTGGGAAAACGGCACCGCCGTCGTCGCCATCCCGGCCCACTTCACCCGGGCGCAGGAGGCGGACTGGGTGCACCGGATGCTGGAGAAGCTCCGGATCCAGGGGGAGAAGCGTTCCAGCGGTGCGGGGCGGCGGCCTTCCTCGGACGCGGCGCTGGCCGCGCACGCTGCTCAGCTCTCGGCCAGGTACCTGGGCGGCAGGTCAGCCCCGACATCGGTCCGGTGGGTCAGCAACCAAAACTCCCGCTGGGGTTCAGCCACGCCCTCGGACGGGTCCATCCGGCTTTCAGACAAGCTCCGGCCCATGCCGCAGTGGGTCATCGACTACGTGCTGCTGCACGAACTGGCGCACCTGCTGGTGGCAGGCCATAACGCGGCGTTCTGGAAGCTGCTGGAGGCCTACCCCGAAACGGAGCGCGCCAAGGCTTTCCTGGAGGGCGTGGCGTTCGCCACGTCGCGCGGCCTGCCGGTCGGCGAACCTGAACCGGCTCGTTAG
- a CDS encoding ATP-dependent DNA helicase UvrD2 → MTTENPDGNASLEDRILGGLDAEQREVATTLTGPLCVLAGAGTGKTRAITHRIAYGVHSGVYSPQRLLAVTFTARAAAEMRSRLRDLGVGNVQARTFHAAALRQLQFFWPQAVGGALPNLLDHKAQMIAEAARRLRLSTDRASIRDLASEIEWAKVSMLTPANYLENAQDRGAPGGFDLTAVARVFQAYEDVKTDRNVIDFEDVLLITVGILQEDPKVAATVREQYRHFVVDEYQDVSPLQQRLLELWLGGRNELCVVGDASQTIYSFTGASPKHLLGFKAQYPDANVVRLVRDYRSTPQVVKLANDLLASRRSGGPAADAAWATPLKLVAQRNPGPLPQFTECTDDEAEAATVAGKIRTLLDDGVPASEIAVLFRTNGQSEAYEQALASAGIGYQLRGGERFFARKEVRDAILQLRAATRAVSESDPQPLGQLVRDIVASLGYTDTAPHSGGALRERWESLAALVALADELAQNRGPQFGLADFINELQERSVAQHAPTVQGVTLASLHAAKGLEWDAVFLLGLSEGLMPISFADDPAAVDEERRLLYVGITRAREHLSLSWSTARTPGGRANRKPSRFLDGLRPDSVASSTARGRGAAPRRKAAAPASCRVCGSMLASGAERKVGRCSQCPPSYEEQTFNALREWRKEVAHSADVPAFVVFTDATLTAIAEARPSSLEELAGLAGVGPSKLERYGEAVLAVLTESSTL, encoded by the coding sequence GTGACGACAGAAAATCCTGATGGCAACGCCTCCCTGGAGGACCGGATCCTAGGCGGCCTCGACGCGGAGCAGCGGGAAGTGGCCACCACCCTGACCGGCCCGCTCTGCGTGCTCGCCGGAGCCGGCACCGGCAAGACCCGTGCCATCACCCACAGGATCGCCTACGGCGTGCACTCGGGGGTCTACAGTCCGCAGCGGCTGCTGGCGGTCACATTCACGGCACGGGCGGCAGCGGAAATGCGCAGCCGGCTCCGCGATCTTGGGGTTGGCAACGTCCAGGCCAGGACGTTCCACGCGGCCGCGCTGCGGCAGCTCCAGTTTTTCTGGCCCCAGGCGGTGGGCGGGGCGCTGCCCAACCTTCTGGACCACAAGGCACAGATGATCGCCGAGGCCGCCCGGCGGCTCCGGCTGAGCACGGACCGGGCCTCCATCCGCGATCTGGCGTCGGAAATTGAATGGGCCAAGGTATCCATGCTCACGCCTGCCAACTATCTGGAAAACGCACAGGACAGGGGCGCGCCGGGCGGCTTTGACCTCACGGCCGTGGCCCGCGTGTTCCAGGCCTACGAGGACGTGAAGACCGACCGCAACGTTATCGACTTCGAGGACGTCCTCCTGATTACTGTGGGCATCCTGCAGGAAGACCCCAAGGTGGCGGCGACCGTCCGGGAACAGTACCGGCACTTCGTGGTGGATGAATACCAGGACGTTTCCCCGTTGCAGCAGCGGCTCCTGGAGCTCTGGCTCGGCGGCCGCAACGAGCTCTGCGTCGTCGGTGACGCCAGCCAGACCATTTACTCGTTCACCGGCGCATCCCCGAAGCACCTCCTCGGGTTCAAGGCACAGTACCCGGACGCGAACGTGGTCAGGCTGGTCCGGGACTACCGCTCCACTCCGCAGGTGGTCAAGCTGGCCAACGATCTCCTCGCCTCGCGCCGCAGCGGCGGGCCGGCGGCCGATGCTGCCTGGGCCACGCCGCTGAAACTCGTGGCCCAGCGGAACCCCGGACCCCTGCCGCAATTCACGGAATGCACGGATGACGAAGCCGAGGCTGCGACGGTCGCCGGCAAGATCCGCACACTCCTCGACGACGGCGTGCCGGCGAGTGAGATCGCTGTCCTGTTCCGGACCAACGGCCAGTCAGAGGCCTACGAGCAGGCTCTGGCATCGGCCGGGATCGGCTACCAGCTGCGCGGCGGCGAGCGCTTCTTTGCCCGGAAGGAGGTCCGCGACGCGATCCTCCAGCTCCGTGCGGCCACCCGTGCCGTATCCGAGTCCGATCCGCAGCCGCTGGGCCAGCTGGTACGCGACATCGTCGCATCGCTGGGTTACACCGACACCGCCCCGCACAGCGGCGGTGCCCTGCGGGAACGCTGGGAATCCCTGGCCGCGCTGGTGGCTCTGGCGGACGAGTTGGCGCAGAACCGCGGGCCGCAGTTCGGCCTGGCTGACTTCATCAACGAGCTCCAGGAACGCTCCGTTGCCCAGCACGCGCCCACCGTCCAAGGGGTCACGCTGGCGTCCCTGCACGCGGCGAAAGGCCTCGAATGGGACGCGGTTTTCCTCCTGGGGCTGAGCGAAGGGCTCATGCCCATCTCCTTCGCGGACGATCCCGCCGCGGTGGACGAAGAACGCCGGCTGCTCTATGTCGGCATCACGCGGGCCCGCGAGCACCTGTCCCTCTCGTGGTCCACCGCCCGTACCCCCGGCGGTCGTGCCAACCGGAAACCGTCCCGCTTTCTCGACGGGCTCCGTCCGGACTCCGTGGCCAGCTCGACCGCACGGGGACGGGGCGCCGCGCCGCGCCGCAAGGCGGCCGCCCCCGCATCCTGCCGGGTCTGCGGCAGCATGCTGGCCAGCGGAGCCGAGCGGAAGGTTGGCCGCTGCAGCCAGTGCCCCCCCAGCTATGAAGAGCAGACGTTCAACGCGCTCCGTGAATGGCGTAAAGAAGTCGCACACTCCGCGGACGTCCCGGCCTTCGTGGTTTTTACCGACGCAACCCTGACTGCCATCGCCGAAGCCCGGCCGTCCTCGCTCGAGGAACTGGCCGGGCTCGCGGGCGTAGGCCCGTCCAAACTGGAGCGGTACGGCGAAGCAGTCCTCGCGGTGCTGACGGAAAGCAGCACCCTCTGA
- the nudC gene encoding NAD(+) diphosphatase — protein sequence MSHAEAAAPVGQAAGAITENQLPAGQLPANHLFDTVLPVRPAMVNRGSVERMRPSLIPDLLAAGTAKAMLLSGRQALVHGDALVLAEARPLLDQLEGAASGPAHIIYLGAALGSEDLPAGTGVLLFILPEPVEPGTAGLPAGATWEGFRDVAAQLDATHTALFVEASAIANWHATHTHCPRCGAVTNVEAGGWVRRCPADNSEHYPRTDPAIIVTVVGPDGRVLLGGGGPLDAKNYSTLAGFVEPGESLEQAVVREIQEEVGVRVRACQYLGSQSWPFPASLMLGFTAVTDDTEAKPDGVEVTRARWYSREELQEAVLSGEITISTRLSIARSLIEHWYGGVIQDRPADD from the coding sequence ATGAGTCATGCGGAGGCCGCTGCGCCGGTCGGTCAAGCGGCGGGCGCCATCACGGAAAACCAGCTGCCGGCAGGCCAACTGCCGGCTAACCATCTCTTCGATACAGTGCTGCCGGTTCGGCCCGCAATGGTCAACAGGGGGTCGGTTGAACGGATGAGGCCAAGCCTGATTCCGGACCTGCTGGCGGCGGGAACCGCCAAGGCCATGCTCCTGTCCGGCCGGCAGGCGCTGGTCCACGGGGACGCGCTCGTCCTGGCAGAGGCCCGGCCGCTGCTGGACCAGCTCGAGGGGGCGGCGTCCGGCCCTGCGCACATCATCTATCTCGGCGCGGCCCTCGGCTCCGAAGACCTGCCTGCCGGAACGGGAGTCCTGCTCTTCATTCTGCCGGAACCGGTGGAGCCCGGTACTGCCGGCCTGCCCGCCGGCGCCACCTGGGAAGGCTTCCGGGACGTCGCCGCGCAGCTGGACGCGACGCACACCGCCCTTTTCGTTGAGGCCAGTGCCATTGCCAACTGGCACGCCACCCACACCCACTGCCCCCGGTGCGGCGCCGTCACCAACGTGGAGGCCGGCGGATGGGTCCGGCGGTGCCCGGCCGACAACTCCGAACACTACCCGCGCACGGACCCGGCCATCATCGTCACGGTGGTTGGCCCGGACGGCCGCGTCCTGCTGGGCGGCGGCGGTCCGCTGGATGCGAAGAACTACTCCACGCTGGCCGGATTCGTCGAGCCCGGGGAATCCCTCGAACAGGCCGTCGTCCGGGAAATCCAGGAAGAGGTGGGCGTGCGGGTGCGGGCGTGCCAGTACCTTGGCTCCCAGTCGTGGCCGTTCCCGGCGTCCCTCATGCTGGGCTTTACAGCCGTCACCGATGACACAGAAGCAAAGCCCGACGGCGTCGAGGTCACCCGGGCGCGCTGGTACAGCCGGGAGGAACTCCAGGAGGCAGTACTCAGCGGCGAAATTACCATCTCCACCCGGCTCTCCATCGCCAGGTCCCTCATCGAACACTGGTACGGCGGCGTGATCCAGGACCGTCCGGCTGACGACTGA
- a CDS encoding macrolide 2'-phosphotransferase → MRREPIELAAVATAAVPGLSPTAVSSAPDDPADFDSALLLDAEGKRWRVRSPRHAEASTRLETEFLVLRAFAPAIRAELPFLMPTVAGTVRQQDLTTFVYSHLQGTTRTVEELTAGPQELAKEIGTALAAIHDLPRALVSNADLPSYTPNEFRQRRLNELDMAATTGKIPALLLRRWEHAMEDVSLWRFNPCVVHGDLHEDNLLVEDHRVTAVTGWTDLRIGDPADDLAWLVASNEHEFVDAVVKHYTAKRRDAPDNHLLRRAALSAEFALAQYLVKGIAAADADMIAEAEGMLSTLADDIAEYGGQPISVEPLPPAKPDSPPSGQAPAAPGLVDAPAATDISEAMPAVHVTPIPVQVTPIPVDVTPVPVEVTPIPADGGNAGGTTDQPSGQDASDNAREDDAALDDAAEDAGASDSAQSTGAEDGPHDEAQAPKPSGADTSTVALTVVDAKTT, encoded by the coding sequence GTGAGAAGAGAACCAATCGAACTGGCAGCTGTGGCCACCGCGGCAGTCCCCGGACTGAGCCCGACTGCAGTGAGCTCTGCCCCGGATGACCCGGCAGACTTTGATTCGGCCCTCCTTCTTGATGCCGAAGGCAAGCGCTGGCGCGTCCGCTCACCCCGGCACGCGGAAGCAAGCACCAGGCTGGAGACGGAGTTCCTGGTACTGCGTGCTTTCGCGCCCGCCATCCGGGCCGAACTGCCGTTTCTCATGCCGACCGTGGCCGGCACCGTCCGGCAGCAGGACCTGACCACCTTCGTGTACTCCCACCTCCAAGGCACCACTCGCACCGTCGAAGAGCTGACGGCGGGCCCGCAGGAGCTGGCGAAGGAGATCGGCACCGCACTGGCGGCCATACATGACCTGCCCCGCGCGCTGGTGAGCAACGCCGACCTTCCCAGTTACACCCCGAACGAGTTCCGGCAGCGCAGGCTCAACGAACTCGACATGGCCGCGACCACGGGCAAGATTCCAGCCCTCCTGCTCCGCCGCTGGGAGCACGCCATGGAAGACGTCTCGCTGTGGCGTTTCAACCCCTGCGTGGTGCACGGCGACCTGCACGAGGACAACCTGCTGGTCGAGGATCACCGCGTCACCGCAGTCACCGGCTGGACCGACCTGCGCATCGGCGATCCCGCGGACGACCTCGCGTGGCTCGTAGCATCCAATGAGCACGAATTCGTCGACGCCGTGGTCAAGCACTACACCGCGAAGCGCCGCGATGCGCCGGACAACCACCTGCTGCGCCGCGCCGCGCTCTCGGCCGAGTTTGCGCTGGCCCAGTACCTCGTCAAGGGCATCGCGGCGGCCGACGCCGACATGATCGCCGAGGCCGAAGGCATGCTTTCCACACTGGCAGACGACATCGCCGAATACGGCGGCCAGCCCATCAGCGTGGAACCGCTGCCCCCGGCGAAGCCCGACTCCCCGCCAAGCGGCCAGGCACCGGCCGCTCCCGGTCTGGTGGATGCCCCGGCGGCCACCGACATCTCGGAGGCTATGCCCGCGGTCCACGTCACTCCCATCCCCGTCCAGGTCACGCCCATCCCCGTCGACGTGACACCGGTCCCGGTCGAGGTGACACCCATCCCGGCCGACGGGGGGAACGCCGGGGGCACCACCGACCAGCCGTCAGGGCAGGACGCCTCGGATAACGCACGGGAGGATGATGCGGCATTGGATGACGCGGCGGAGGATGCCGGCGCATCTGACAGTGCCCAATCGACCGGTGCGGAAGACGGGCCGCACGACGAGGCCCAGGCTCCGAAGCCCTCTGGCGCCGACACCTCCACCGTTGCCCTCACGGTGGTCGACGCGAAGACGACCTAG
- a CDS encoding ATP-dependent helicase, with protein MSRTAELPEPRFSPEELTVLLGEKNLPTAEQSAIISSPLAPRLVIAGAGSGKTATMADRVVWLVANGWVRPEEVLGVTFTRKAAGELASRIRAKLSALQRTPGDPGGAAAGALLSGDALEPKVSTYHSFASGIVSDYGLRLGIERDVVLLGGAQAWQLASEVVEAFDGEYSHFRVAKSTLVKAVIQLAGECAEHLQEPDGVQDWLMQRLAEFEALPYAAGAKKNPSQAAGELGAMLRTRASVAELVGRYAEAKRARGALDFGDLVALAARVAREVPLAAEMERQRYKVVLLDEFQDTSHAQLVLFSRLFGDGHAVTAVGDPNQSIYGFRGASAGQLFHFVNEFPVCDDGQSGTASRRPAPVSYLTTAWRNGRNILAAANLISAPLSAAAAQAGPAGQRSSSAAVEVPALQPSPAAVQGRVVIGRFATDEDEAAAIAKDLLRFRATDFDGSSSEPPIQPAMAVLCRRRAQMECLRKEFEATGIPYEIVGLGGLLDTPEIVDLVSTLRVLADPGRSDSLMRLLAGARWRIGPADLMAFRDWSAFLARRRGMIENGRGMIDSGRGLAGSDPSGDEDPEAADVVIEGDITDAASLVEALDWLPKEGWTSAHGRSLTPLALERLQRLGTELRQLRALMGEDLTTLLGEVERAMLLDIEVAARPGFSIHQARRNLDAFQDAAAGFLQTSHRVDVLAFLSWLEAAASEEGGLDVPPADVNHEAVQLLTVHASKGLEWDVVFVPGLNSGAFPSSRDSRWSSGSAALPWPLRGDRADLPQWDLDQPDQKGWLDAEKMFKADVQAHGEAEERRLAYVAYTRAKHVLWVSSGAWVGGRGGIAEMSPFLAELAPLAEQETAEIHPGSVDEESLPQESPLTRELEVAAWPYDPLEGPVDPRSGNRLRLVPGRREAMDRAAERLLAEIAAVEAGTPGLPAGQGLRPQAAGWEREAALLLERRARRARSRDVHLPGHISASTLVDLGEDAEAVVQRLRRPVPREPGMSARKGTAFHAWVEEYFGTAGMLDLGEAPGSDNHIDEAYGLDDMVATFRNSRWAHRSPAYVEVPVETRIGDVVVRGRIDAVFRDADGGWDLVDWKTGRRPSAGQLKTKSIQLAVYRLAWARLKGVPLEEVRAAFFYVADNHVVRPHDLASGTELEGIVAAALEG; from the coding sequence ATGAGCCGGACGGCGGAGCTGCCCGAGCCCAGATTCAGTCCCGAAGAGTTGACCGTCCTGCTGGGGGAGAAAAACCTGCCCACCGCGGAACAGTCGGCCATCATCTCCTCGCCGCTTGCGCCCCGGCTCGTCATCGCCGGCGCGGGCTCGGGCAAGACTGCCACCATGGCCGACCGCGTTGTCTGGCTGGTCGCGAACGGCTGGGTCAGGCCGGAGGAAGTCCTCGGTGTGACCTTCACGCGGAAAGCTGCCGGGGAGCTGGCGAGCCGCATCCGCGCCAAGCTCAGTGCCCTGCAGCGGACCCCCGGTGACCCCGGGGGCGCCGCTGCAGGGGCACTGCTCAGCGGCGATGCCCTGGAACCGAAGGTTTCCACCTACCACTCGTTTGCCAGCGGCATCGTCTCCGACTACGGCCTGCGCCTCGGAATCGAGCGGGATGTCGTGCTGCTCGGCGGCGCACAGGCCTGGCAGCTGGCCAGTGAGGTGGTTGAAGCGTTCGACGGCGAGTACTCGCACTTCAGGGTGGCCAAGTCCACCCTCGTCAAAGCCGTCATTCAGCTCGCGGGGGAGTGCGCGGAACACCTCCAGGAGCCGGACGGTGTCCAGGACTGGCTGATGCAGCGGCTCGCCGAGTTCGAGGCCCTGCCATATGCGGCAGGGGCAAAGAAGAACCCCAGCCAGGCCGCCGGCGAACTCGGAGCCATGCTCCGGACACGGGCAAGCGTGGCGGAGCTCGTGGGGCGGTACGCCGAAGCCAAAAGAGCGCGCGGAGCCCTTGACTTCGGCGACCTCGTGGCGCTCGCGGCACGCGTGGCCCGCGAGGTGCCCCTGGCCGCCGAGATGGAGCGCCAGCGCTACAAGGTGGTGCTCCTGGACGAATTCCAGGACACGTCGCACGCCCAGCTGGTGCTGTTCTCCAGGCTCTTCGGGGACGGCCACGCCGTCACGGCCGTGGGTGATCCGAACCAGTCCATCTACGGCTTCCGCGGGGCGTCTGCCGGGCAGCTGTTCCACTTCGTCAACGAGTTTCCGGTCTGCGACGACGGGCAGTCAGGGACGGCGTCCCGGCGTCCCGCCCCCGTTTCATACTTGACTACTGCCTGGCGGAACGGCCGCAACATCCTGGCCGCGGCCAACCTGATCTCGGCGCCGCTCAGCGCCGCCGCGGCCCAGGCCGGGCCCGCCGGGCAAAGGTCCTCCAGCGCGGCGGTGGAGGTGCCTGCGCTGCAGCCCAGCCCCGCGGCGGTGCAGGGCCGGGTGGTCATCGGCCGTTTTGCCACCGACGAAGACGAAGCAGCGGCGATCGCCAAGGACCTCCTCAGATTCAGGGCCACGGATTTCGACGGTTCCTCCTCGGAACCGCCCATCCAGCCGGCCATGGCCGTCCTGTGCCGCAGGCGCGCACAGATGGAATGCCTCCGCAAGGAGTTCGAGGCCACAGGCATCCCGTACGAAATCGTGGGACTCGGAGGCCTGCTGGACACTCCCGAAATTGTGGACCTGGTGTCCACGCTGAGGGTCCTGGCCGACCCAGGCCGGTCGGATTCCTTGATGCGGCTCCTGGCCGGAGCGCGGTGGCGGATCGGTCCGGCCGACCTCATGGCGTTCCGGGACTGGTCCGCATTCCTGGCCCGGCGCCGCGGCATGATTGAAAACGGCCGCGGCATGATTGATTCTGGCCGCGGCCTGGCCGGAAGCGATCCGTCCGGTGACGAGGATCCGGAGGCCGCCGACGTCGTTATCGAGGGCGACATCACCGATGCCGCAAGCCTCGTCGAAGCCTTGGACTGGCTGCCCAAGGAAGGGTGGACGTCCGCGCACGGCCGCAGCCTGACCCCTCTTGCACTGGAGCGGCTGCAGCGCCTGGGCACGGAGCTGCGGCAGCTCCGGGCCTTGATGGGGGAAGACCTGACAACCCTGCTGGGCGAGGTCGAACGGGCCATGCTGCTGGACATCGAGGTCGCCGCGAGGCCCGGCTTCAGCATCCACCAGGCGCGGCGGAACCTGGATGCGTTCCAGGACGCGGCCGCCGGGTTCCTGCAGACATCCCACCGGGTGGACGTCCTGGCCTTCCTTTCGTGGCTGGAAGCGGCGGCATCGGAGGAGGGCGGCCTGGACGTGCCGCCCGCGGACGTCAACCACGAGGCCGTGCAGCTTCTGACCGTGCACGCCTCGAAGGGTCTCGAATGGGACGTCGTGTTCGTGCCCGGCCTGAACTCGGGCGCGTTCCCCAGCAGCCGTGACTCGAGGTGGAGCAGTGGCTCCGCGGCCCTGCCCTGGCCTCTGCGCGGGGACCGTGCCGACCTTCCGCAGTGGGATCTCGACCAGCCGGACCAGAAAGGGTGGCTGGACGCCGAGAAGATGTTCAAGGCCGACGTCCAGGCCCACGGGGAGGCTGAGGAACGGAGGCTGGCCTACGTTGCCTACACCCGGGCCAAGCACGTGCTCTGGGTATCCAGTGGGGCCTGGGTGGGTGGACGTGGCGGGATAGCGGAGATGTCGCCGTTCCTCGCCGAGCTGGCGCCCCTGGCAGAACAAGAAACTGCGGAAATCCACCCTGGCTCTGTCGACGAGGAATCCCTGCCACAGGAAAGTCCCCTGACCCGGGAGCTGGAGGTGGCGGCCTGGCCGTATGATCCGCTGGAAGGACCTGTGGACCCCCGCAGCGGGAACCGGTTGCGGCTTGTGCCGGGACGGCGGGAAGCGATGGACCGAGCCGCGGAGCGGCTGCTCGCCGAGATCGCCGCGGTGGAAGCCGGTACGCCGGGGCTCCCCGCGGGCCAGGGGCTCCGCCCCCAGGCGGCAGGCTGGGAACGCGAAGCCGCCCTCCTTCTGGAACGCCGTGCCAGGCGGGCCAGGAGCCGCGACGTACACCTGCCGGGGCACATTTCAGCGTCCACCCTGGTGGACCTGGGGGAGGACGCCGAGGCCGTGGTGCAGCGGCTCAGGAGGCCTGTCCCTCGAGAACCGGGCATGTCCGCCCGGAAGGGCACTGCCTTCCATGCCTGGGTGGAAGAGTACTTTGGAACAGCGGGCATGCTGGATCTCGGTGAAGCGCCCGGCTCTGACAACCACATTGACGAGGCCTACGGCCTGGACGACATGGTGGCTACCTTCAGGAACTCCCGGTGGGCGCACAGATCGCCCGCGTATGTGGAGGTCCCCGTGGAGACCCGGATCGGCGACGTCGTTGTCCGCGGCCGAATCGACGCAGTGTTCCGGGACGCCGACGGCGGCTGGGACCTCGTGGACTGGAAGACCGGCCGCCGGCCGTCGGCAGGGCAACTGAAGACCAAGAGCATCCAGTTGGCTGTTTATCGGCTGGCCTGGGCCAGGCTCAAGGGCGTGCCGCTGGAAGAGGTCCGGGCTGCCTTCTTCTACGTGGCGGACAACCATGTGGTGCGCCCGCACGACCTCGCGTCAGGCACCGAGCTGGAAGGGATCGTGGCCGCCGCCCTGGAAGGCTAG